Sequence from the Methanosarcina siciliae T4/M genome:
TTTTGGATGTCAGTACTCGCCCGACATCTATTCTACATCTTAGGCCATATTATATATATTTGTTGGATAAAAATGGCGAATTTCCTGTGGAACTCTCTTCGAATTTCTTCGAATTTTTCCCTCTATAATCATCTGTATTCTTCACACTTTCTCTATCGCAAGATTGTGTTTCTTGTGGGAATATCCTTCTATCCGTGCAGCTATTTTCCCGGTTTTTTTCTACTTTTCTCTTTTTTCAGGGAGCTTGTTTACTGAGTTCTTGCAAACATGCGGTCCAGTTCACCTTTTGTAAAGGTTATCACTGTTGGTCTCCCATGCGGGCAGGAGTAAGGACTTTCAGCGGTTTTGAGCTGCTCTATTAGCTCTTCCATCTGCCTTAAATTGCAGGCTGCTCCTCCTTTGATTGCTGCCCTGCAGGCAAGGGTTTTGCTGACACTTTCCGAGATTCCGGTATCTTTTTTGACTTTTCCTTCAGCCAGCAGGTCCGAGATTACGTCATGGATTACGCCTGTGTCCTCGAGCCTTCCGAAAACCTCGGGGACAAAGGTCACGACATAAGTATTGTCCCCGAATTCCGAGATTCCGAAGCCGTATTCCTCCAGATAGGGGATATATTCCTCCATCAGTACTCTTTCTTTGGGGGTAAGTTCGATCATTACAGGGGTGATCAGTTCCTGTACCCTGGATTTTTTCGATTTCAGGACCTGCTCGTAAAGAACCCTTTCATGGGCTGCATGCTGGTCGATTATCACAAGGTCTTCCCCTTTTTCTGCAAGAATATACATTTTGGAAATCTGACCTATGATCCGCAGGTCTTCGAGAAGATCGGTGTTTGCTTTTTGCTTCGGCTTCTTGCTTTGCCTCTCTCCAGCTTTCTCTTCTTTCTCGCTTGCTTTTTCCTCTTCCTTTCCACTTGCCGGCTCTTCTTTCTTCAGGGTATCCCGAATTCCTGCCCTTCCGTCAAAATCAAGCAGGCGTTCGGATTTCTTCAGCCTTCTCTCCGTATCCTTTATCGGATAAGTGTAAGCTTCGGATTTTTCTTTCAGGAGCCCGTTGCTCTCAGATACCCTCGCTTCCTCTCGACCCCCGATTTCCTTTCCATCTGCCTTCTCCGGCAGGGTTGCAGGGGTCTCTTGGGGCTTAATTTTCCCTGATACCCTGGGGTCTTCAAAGGTTTTCTGAAGCCTTTTCCCTTCCTTTTCCCTGACCTCGGGGGCAAGTCCGTGTTCCGAAAGGACCTTTTCAACTGCACGGATAATTGCCTTACCGACTTCCTTTTCCCGGCTGAACCGGACTTCGGCTTTGCGGGGGTGTACGTTCACGTCTACTTCTTCCGGGTTAAGGGTGAGAGCAAGCACTGCCACAGGATAGCGGCCTTTAGGGATCTTTGTGTAGTATCCTTCGCGGAGAGCTGTGTTGATGGCTCTGGAAGTTACAGGGCGCGTGTTTACGAAAACATAAAGCTGGTCACTCCCACCCCTATTGGTTTCGGGTTTTGAGACATATCCCAGGATTTCAAAGTCTTCTGTCCTGTACTCAAGGGGCAGCATTGAGCGGGCGGTATCAGGCCCTAGCAGGTTGACCAGGCTTTTGAACAGGTCGCTTGAGCCCGTACTTCTTATGACTGGCTTTCCTTCGCTTAGCAGGGTAAAAGAAATTCCGGGATTTGCAAGGGCAAGCCTTGTAACGGTATCCGTGATATGAGCAAGTTCGGTACGGTCGCTTTTCAGGTACTTACGCCTTGCAGGGGTGTTGTAGAAGAGGTCTTTTACGTGTACAGAGGTTCCGGGAGCCGTGCCTGCATCCGATGTTTCCTGCACCCTCCCTCCCTGGATGGCCAGTTTTGTGCCGGTAAGCTCTTCCGGGGGACGGGTGAGGATTTCTACCTTTGCAATGGCGGTAATCGAAGCAAGGGCCTCTCCCCTGAACCCCATTGTTGAGACAGTGTCCAGGTCTTCGATCTGCGTGAGTTTGCTTGTTGCGTGCTTTTCAAACGAGAGGAGGGCATCGGCTCTGCTCATCCCGCAGCCGTTGTCCCTGATAAGGATGAAATGTTTTCCTCCCTTCTCAACCTCGATGCGGATTTCCGTGGCTCCTGCATCGATTGAGTTGTCCACAAGTTCCTTTACCACGGATGCCGGGCGTTCTATTACCTCTCCGGCTGCAATTTTATTTATCGTGTCCCTGTCAAGAATCCGGATTTTATTTTCCTGCTCTTCCATCTTTTCTTCAACCCGCTCTTCAGATTGC
This genomic interval carries:
- the mutL gene encoding DNA mismatch repair endonuclease MutL, producing MEEQENKIRILDRDTINKIAAGEVIERPASVVKELVDNSIDAGATEIRIEVEKGGKHFILIRDNGCGMSRADALLSFEKHATSKLTQIEDLDTVSTMGFRGEALASITAIAKVEILTRPPEELTGTKLAIQGGRVQETSDAGTAPGTSVHVKDLFYNTPARRKYLKSDRTELAHITDTVTRLALANPGISFTLLSEGKPVIRSTGSSDLFKSLVNLLGPDTARSMLPLEYRTEDFEILGYVSKPETNRGGSDQLYVFVNTRPVTSRAINTALREGYYTKIPKGRYPVAVLALTLNPEEVDVNVHPRKAEVRFSREKEVGKAIIRAVEKVLSEHGLAPEVREKEGKRLQKTFEDPRVSGKIKPQETPATLPEKADGKEIGGREEARVSESNGLLKEKSEAYTYPIKDTERRLKKSERLLDFDGRAGIRDTLKKEEPASGKEEEKASEKEEKAGERQSKKPKQKANTDLLEDLRIIGQISKMYILAEKGEDLVIIDQHAAHERVLYEQVLKSKKSRVQELITPVMIELTPKERVLMEEYIPYLEEYGFGISEFGDNTYVVTFVPEVFGRLEDTGVIHDVISDLLAEGKVKKDTGISESVSKTLACRAAIKGGAACNLRQMEELIEQLKTAESPYSCPHGRPTVITFTKGELDRMFARTQ